In a single window of the Cupriavidus sp. P-10 genome:
- the acnA gene encoding aconitate hydratase AcnA, with product MKNTNPTPTAALSVGNATYRIVDLPAVAGDKLWRLPVVLRLLLENVIRNAEGAERDDAVGGILAWLEHATSEAEIAYQPGRVLMHDTTSTPALVDVAAMRDAVAEAGRDPDLLNPVLPVDSSVDHSLAVEYYARPDAVPLNLETETRRNAERYGFLRWASKALHGVRIHPPGTGIMHTINLEQLATVVTCEQRGGEAWAVPDMMIGTDSHTPMVNGIGVLGWGVGGLEAQTVMFGMPVMQRIPDVIGVRLTGALRAGVLATDLALTVTKRLRDLGVSGEFVEFFGPGVSTLSANERAVVANMAPEYGATTGFFPVDDRTLQYLRSTGRDETAIALVEAYTRRVGLWFDGAARPRYTTVLELDLETVGMHVAGPRRPQDLLGYAETARALEKFGFTPSHAHPGMPRHPVALAAITSCTNTTDPALLVAAALVARKARSLGLRVPAWIKTSLAPGSPAAARYLERAGLIDDLAAVGFDIVGYGCTTCIGNPGPLTQPIAEAIADGSAQPVAILSGNRNFPGRVHPDLSLGFIMSPPLVVAFALAGNAEADLSRDPVQTAADGTRVYLKDLWPTREEIDALVARGAAPADYREAFRVATANPLWHALPSADTPRYPWSPASTALRRPPFASADQGSQLGSYTAYPLLVLGDDITTDHISPASAIPKDSFIADFLVARGEDRNDLNVFASRRGNWEVMMRAAFYNKTLANLLHPAAPVGHTLHVPSNAVQPIFEVAERYRAAGDPVVLVAGERYGTGSSRDWAAKGQRLLGIRAVIAPSFERIHRSNLIGMGILPVRLPRGTGPHTLDIRPGDKIHVEAPAHAIAPRCRVPIRIERASGAVDVIDATAAVETQLEVELLRRGGVIPLILHKTLSQPAA from the coding sequence ATGAAAAACACCAACCCCACCCCAACGGCAGCGTTGAGCGTCGGTAACGCCACTTACCGCATCGTCGACCTGCCTGCCGTCGCCGGCGACAAGCTCTGGCGCCTGCCTGTCGTCCTCCGCCTGCTGCTGGAGAATGTGATCCGCAATGCCGAAGGCGCCGAGCGCGACGACGCCGTCGGCGGCATCCTGGCGTGGCTGGAGCACGCCACCAGCGAAGCCGAGATCGCCTACCAGCCCGGCCGCGTGCTGATGCACGACACCACCAGCACCCCCGCGCTGGTCGACGTGGCCGCGATGCGCGATGCCGTGGCCGAGGCCGGCCGCGATCCCGACCTGCTCAATCCGGTGCTGCCGGTGGATTCGTCGGTGGACCACTCGCTGGCGGTCGAGTACTACGCCCGCCCCGACGCCGTGCCGCTCAACCTGGAAACCGAAACGCGCCGCAATGCCGAGCGCTACGGCTTCCTGCGCTGGGCCTCGAAGGCGCTGCACGGCGTGCGCATCCATCCGCCGGGCACCGGCATCATGCACACCATCAACCTCGAGCAGCTCGCCACCGTGGTCACGTGCGAACAGCGCGGCGGCGAAGCCTGGGCCGTGCCGGACATGATGATCGGCACCGACAGCCATACACCCATGGTCAACGGCATCGGCGTGCTGGGCTGGGGCGTGGGCGGGCTGGAGGCGCAGACGGTGATGTTCGGCATGCCGGTGATGCAGCGCATTCCCGACGTCATCGGCGTGCGCCTGACCGGCGCGCTGCGCGCGGGCGTGCTGGCCACGGACCTTGCGCTGACGGTGACCAAGCGGCTGCGCGACCTGGGCGTTTCCGGCGAATTCGTGGAGTTCTTCGGGCCGGGCGTGTCGACGCTGTCGGCGAACGAGCGCGCCGTGGTCGCCAACATGGCGCCCGAGTACGGCGCCACCACGGGGTTCTTCCCGGTCGACGACCGCACGCTGCAATACCTGCGCAGCACCGGCCGCGACGAGACCGCGATCGCGCTGGTCGAGGCATATACGCGCCGCGTCGGCCTGTGGTTCGACGGCGCCGCGCGGCCGCGCTACACCACCGTGCTGGAACTGGATCTCGAAACCGTGGGCATGCACGTGGCCGGCCCGCGCCGTCCGCAGGACCTGCTTGGCTATGCCGAAACGGCGCGCGCGCTGGAAAAGTTCGGCTTCACGCCGTCGCATGCGCATCCCGGCATGCCCAGGCATCCGGTCGCGCTGGCGGCGATCACCAGCTGCACCAATACCACCGATCCGGCGCTGCTGGTCGCTGCCGCACTGGTCGCGCGCAAGGCGCGCTCGCTCGGCCTGCGGGTGCCGGCGTGGATCAAGACATCGCTGGCGCCGGGATCGCCGGCGGCGGCGCGCTACCTGGAGCGCGCGGGCCTGATCGATGATCTCGCCGCGGTCGGTTTCGATATCGTCGGCTACGGCTGCACCACCTGCATCGGCAACCCCGGCCCGCTGACGCAGCCGATTGCCGAGGCCATCGCCGATGGCAGCGCGCAGCCGGTGGCGATCCTGTCGGGCAACCGCAATTTCCCGGGGCGCGTCCACCCGGACCTGAGCCTGGGCTTCATCATGTCGCCGCCGCTGGTGGTCGCGTTTGCGCTGGCCGGCAATGCCGAGGCCGACCTGAGCCGCGACCCGGTGCAGACCGCCGCGGACGGCACGCGGGTTTATTTGAAGGACCTGTGGCCGACCCGCGAAGAGATCGACGCACTGGTGGCGCGCGGCGCCGCGCCCGCCGACTACCGCGAGGCCTTCCGCGTCGCCACCGCCAACCCGCTGTGGCACGCCCTGCCCTCGGCCGACACGCCGCGCTACCCGTGGAGCCCGGCCTCGACCGCGCTTCGCCGCCCGCCGTTTGCCTCGGCCGACCAGGGCAGCCAGCTTGGCAGCTACACGGCTTATCCGCTGCTGGTGCTGGGCGACGACATCACCACCGACCATATCTCGCCTGCCAGCGCGATCCCGAAGGACAGTTTCATTGCCGACTTCCTGGTCGCGCGCGGCGAGGACCGCAACGACCTGAACGTGTTCGCCTCGCGCCGCGGCAACTGGGAAGTGATGATGCGCGCCGCGTTCTACAACAAGACGCTGGCCAACCTGCTGCATCCGGCCGCGCCGGTGGGCCATACGCTGCACGTGCCCAGCAATGCAGTGCAGCCGATCTTCGAAGTCGCCGAGCGCTACCGTGCCGCCGGCGATCCGGTGGTGCTGGTTGCCGGCGAACGCTACGGCACCGGCTCGTCGCGCGACTGGGCCGCCAAGGGCCAGCGGCTGCTCGGCATCCGCGCGGTGATCGCACCGAGCTTCGAGCGCATTCATCGTTCCAACCTGATCGGCATGGGCATCCTGCCGGTCCGGCTGCCGCGCGGCACCGGGCCGCACACACTCGACATCAGGCCGGGAGACAAGATCCACGTGGAGGCGCCCGCGCATGCCATCGCGCCACGCTGCCGCGTCCCAATCCGCATCGAGCGCGCCAGCGGCGCTGTCGATGTGATCGATGCCACCGCCGCGGTCGAGACGCAGCTCGAAGTCGAACTGCTGCGGCGCGGCGGCGTCATCCCGCTGATCCTGCACAAGACGCTGTCGCAGCCCGCCGCCTGA
- a CDS encoding SLC13 family permease, with the protein MSPHVISISVLGLMFVIATVLPINMGALAFVGAFLVGTLVAAMPAKAILAGFPADLFLTLVGITYLFAVAQNNGTIDWLVRLAVRAVGGRIAAIPWIMFMIAALLTSVGAVSPAAVAIIAPIALGFAARYGINPLLMGLMVIHGAQGGGFSPISIYGGITNKIVQKAGLPLNEMATAFASLGVNLAVAAGLFVALGGLRLMRQSAPAAPAPQPVAGGVLAMGAPFGARTVPAQGAQIYGDAEAEAGMEEQKTMARDPASVLGGEAEGTSQAPAGLYQYLTVAGLVALAVLTLYFKLDIGFVSLTIALLLTLMAPELQKRALSQVSWPEIMLIVGVSTFVGVMDKMGTIDFVGHSVAGLTSPLMAALLLCVVGAVVSAFASSTAVLGSLIPLAVPFLQQGSDVSAIGFIAAMAVSSTIVDVSPFSTNGALVLANAQGVDRQAFFRTLLIYGALVTVIAPVVLWFVFVVL; encoded by the coding sequence ATGTCCCCTCACGTCATTTCCATCTCGGTGCTCGGGCTGATGTTCGTCATCGCCACGGTCCTGCCGATCAACATGGGCGCACTAGCCTTTGTCGGCGCCTTCCTGGTCGGTACGCTGGTCGCGGCCATGCCGGCCAAGGCGATCCTTGCCGGCTTTCCTGCCGACCTGTTCCTCACGCTGGTCGGCATCACCTACCTGTTCGCCGTGGCGCAGAACAACGGCACCATCGACTGGCTGGTGCGGCTCGCGGTGCGCGCCGTGGGCGGCAGGATCGCCGCCATTCCGTGGATCATGTTCATGATCGCGGCGCTGCTGACGTCGGTCGGCGCGGTCAGTCCGGCGGCGGTGGCCATCATCGCGCCGATTGCGCTGGGCTTTGCCGCGCGCTACGGCATCAATCCGCTGCTGATGGGCCTGATGGTGATCCACGGCGCGCAGGGTGGGGGCTTCTCGCCGATCAGCATCTATGGCGGCATCACCAACAAGATCGTGCAGAAGGCCGGGCTGCCGCTCAACGAGATGGCAACCGCATTCGCCAGCCTGGGCGTGAACCTGGCCGTGGCCGCCGGCCTCTTCGTTGCGCTGGGCGGGCTGCGCCTGATGCGCCAATCGGCGCCGGCGGCGCCCGCACCGCAACCGGTCGCCGGCGGCGTGCTGGCCATGGGTGCGCCGTTTGGCGCGCGCACCGTGCCGGCACAGGGGGCGCAGATCTATGGCGATGCGGAGGCCGAGGCCGGCATGGAAGAGCAGAAGACGATGGCGCGCGACCCCGCTTCGGTGCTCGGCGGCGAAGCCGAAGGCACCAGCCAGGCGCCGGCCGGCCTTTACCAGTACCTGACCGTGGCGGGCCTGGTCGCGCTGGCGGTGCTGACGCTCTATTTCAAGCTCGATATCGGCTTTGTCTCGCTGACCATCGCGCTGCTGCTCACGCTGATGGCGCCGGAGCTGCAAAAGCGCGCGCTGAGCCAGGTGTCGTGGCCCGAGATCATGCTGATCGTCGGCGTCAGCACCTTCGTCGGGGTGATGGACAAGATGGGCACCATCGACTTTGTCGGCCACAGCGTGGCCGGCCTGACGTCCCCGCTGATGGCCGCGCTGCTGCTGTGCGTGGTCGGCGCGGTGGTGTCGGCGTTCGCTTCGTCGACCGCCGTGCTGGGTTCGCTGATCCCGCTGGCCGTGCCGTTCCTGCAGCAGGGCTCGGACGTGAGCGCGATCGGCTTTATCGCCGCGATGGCCGTGTCCTCCACCATCGTCGACGTCAGCCCGTTCTCGACCAACGGCGCGCTGGTGCTCGCCAACGCGCAGGGCGTGGACCGGCAGGCCTTCTTCCGCACGCTGCTGATCTATGGCGCGCTGGTCACCGTGATCGCTCCAGTCGTGCTGTGGTTCGTCTTCGTCGTGCTCTGA
- a CDS encoding ABC transporter substrate-binding protein yields the protein MRPDPDLIAAFAPTGVLRASINLGNPILANRGEDGQPFGVSVDLANALAQRLDLPLQLVVVDAAGKSVEVVSSEEADVGFFAIDPKRAATIHFTAPYVLIEGWYLVRDASPVRSNAEVDIAGNRVAVGKGSAYDLFLTRELKAAQIVRAPTSPTVVQAFLEQGLEVAAGVRQQLEADAAKHPGLRLLDERFMVIRQAMGLPQSRGSAAAAYLHAFVEEMKASGLVAQALARHQIAGASVAPAEAAA from the coding sequence ATGCGCCCTGACCCAGACCTGATTGCAGCCTTCGCCCCGACCGGCGTGCTGCGTGCGTCGATCAACCTCGGCAATCCGATCCTCGCCAACCGCGGCGAGGATGGCCAGCCTTTCGGCGTGTCCGTCGACCTTGCCAACGCGCTGGCTCAGCGGCTGGACCTGCCGCTGCAGCTGGTGGTGGTCGACGCCGCCGGCAAATCGGTTGAAGTGGTTTCCAGCGAGGAGGCCGACGTCGGCTTCTTCGCCATCGATCCCAAGCGTGCCGCGACCATCCATTTCACCGCGCCGTACGTGCTGATCGAAGGCTGGTACCTGGTGCGCGATGCCTCGCCGGTCCGCTCCAACGCCGAGGTCGACATCGCCGGCAACCGCGTGGCGGTCGGCAAGGGCAGCGCCTATGACCTGTTCCTGACGCGCGAACTGAAGGCGGCGCAGATCGTGCGCGCGCCGACTTCGCCCACGGTGGTCCAGGCCTTCCTGGAGCAAGGACTGGAAGTGGCCGCCGGCGTGCGCCAGCAACTGGAAGCCGATGCCGCGAAGCACCCCGGCCTGCGCCTGCTGGACGAGCGCTTCATGGTGATCCGCCAGGCCATGGGCCTGCCGCAAAGCCGCGGCAGCGCCGCCGCAGCGTACCTGCATGCCTTTGTTGAGGAGATGAAGGCGAGCGGCCTGGTCGCGCAGGCGCTGGCCCGGCACCAGATCGCGGGGGCATCGGTCGCGCCCGCCGAGGCTGCCGCCTGA
- a CDS encoding alkaline phosphatase D family protein yields MQKRTFLKLAAASALATQLPRWALSATLRGRDLFKLGVASGAPTPDGFVLWTRLLDGAVPGTPQADAQGITPLQGPLTVQWEVAEDEAFRRIVRRGQAQARPELGHSVHVEVDGLRPDRWYFYRFMHGDAATAPARTRTAPAADTLAPRVRFAFASCQRWEQGHYAAYRQMRQEDLDLVVFLGDYIYETAVPANARAHLPRTHSLPTATSLQDFRDRYALYKSDPLLQAMHAACPWLVTWDDHEVQNDYAGRAGSEPAAAFLARRTAGYQAFYENMPIRASTLVRGTAGLGSPDALSIQARHRWGRLVDFHVLDDRQYRDIQPCREPGPPRKGSVSPGECSALYDPRRTMLGGAQEQWLAQGLAQDRRDQTRWSAIAQQTIFSRRNYKAPPEEAFHSDTWDGYPAARQRLLDSIAAAAPRNTVFIGGDIHQNYACNVLADFSDPSSRVIASEFCTTSIASASGSSVQSVAKIVAQNPHIVQARPDQRGYTVVEATPARWAATLRAVEDVARVDSPVGTQAAFVVENRRPGVQRAGAG; encoded by the coding sequence ATGCAAAAGAGAACTTTCCTGAAGCTGGCGGCGGCCTCCGCCCTTGCCACCCAGCTGCCCCGCTGGGCCCTCTCCGCCACGCTGCGCGGGCGCGACCTGTTCAAACTGGGCGTGGCGAGCGGCGCCCCCACGCCGGACGGATTCGTGCTGTGGACGCGCCTGCTCGACGGCGCCGTCCCGGGTACGCCCCAGGCCGATGCCCAGGGCATCACGCCGCTGCAAGGTCCGCTGACCGTCCAGTGGGAAGTCGCCGAGGATGAAGCGTTCCGTCGCATCGTCCGCCGCGGCCAGGCGCAGGCGCGGCCCGAACTGGGCCATTCGGTTCATGTGGAAGTCGACGGGCTGCGCCCGGACCGCTGGTACTTCTACAGGTTCATGCACGGCGACGCAGCCACCGCCCCTGCCCGCACCCGCACCGCGCCGGCGGCCGACACGCTGGCCCCGCGCGTGCGCTTTGCCTTTGCCTCCTGCCAGCGCTGGGAACAGGGCCACTACGCCGCGTACCGGCAGATGCGGCAGGAAGACCTGGACCTGGTGGTGTTCCTGGGCGATTACATCTACGAGACCGCGGTGCCCGCCAACGCGCGCGCGCACCTGCCGCGCACGCACAGCCTGCCCACCGCGACCAGCCTGCAGGACTTCCGCGACCGCTACGCGCTGTACAAGAGCGACCCGCTGCTGCAGGCCATGCATGCCGCGTGCCCGTGGCTGGTCACCTGGGACGACCATGAAGTCCAGAACGACTACGCGGGACGCGCGGGCAGCGAGCCCGCGGCAGCGTTTCTCGCCCGGCGCACAGCCGGCTACCAGGCGTTCTACGAAAACATGCCGATCCGCGCGAGCACGCTGGTGCGGGGCACGGCGGGCCTTGGCTCGCCGGATGCGCTGAGCATCCAGGCACGCCACCGCTGGGGCCGGCTGGTCGATTTCCATGTGCTGGACGACCGCCAGTACCGCGATATCCAGCCCTGCCGCGAACCTGGCCCGCCCCGCAAGGGCTCGGTGTCCCCCGGCGAATGCAGCGCGCTCTATGACCCACGCCGCACCATGCTGGGCGGCGCGCAGGAGCAATGGCTGGCACAGGGCCTGGCGCAGGACCGGCGCGACCAGACGCGCTGGAGCGCGATCGCCCAGCAGACCATCTTCTCGCGGCGCAACTACAAGGCGCCGCCGGAGGAAGCCTTCCACAGCGACACCTGGGACGGCTATCCCGCCGCGCGCCAGCGCCTGCTCGACAGCATCGCGGCGGCGGCGCCACGCAACACCGTGTTCATCGGCGGCGATATCCACCAGAACTACGCCTGCAATGTGCTGGCGGACTTCAGCGACCCGTCATCCCGCGTGATCGCCAGCGAGTTCTGCACGACCTCCATCGCCTCGGCCTCGGGCAGCAGCGTGCAGAGCGTCGCAAAAATCGTGGCCCAGAATCCGCATATCGTGCAGGCGCGGCCGGACCAGCGCGGCTACACCGTGGTGGAGGCCACGCCCGCACGGTGGGCCGCCACGCTGCGCGCGGTGGAAGACGTGGCCCGCGTGGACAGCCCGGTCGGCACGCAGGCGGCGTTTGTGGTGGAGAACCGGCGCCCGGGCGTGCAGCGGGCCGGGGCTGGCTAG
- a CDS encoding Bug family tripartite tricarboxylate transporter substrate binding protein: MLAKLNRFAATTALALLGTAVPLHHAHAQAAPLELKITAPAAPGGGWDGASRSLQQAMVASGAAKSVQVNNIPGAGGTVGLAQFVNNAKGDGNQLMTMGITMLGAVVTNKAPVSLDKVTPIARLTADALVVVVPANSPHKSIQDLAAAIKADAGKVVWAGGSAGGADHMLAALVVKAAGGNTARLNYVPFSGGGEALAEMLGGRVTAGVSGYNEFESQIKTGKLRALAMSSAQRMPGIAVPTLKEQGLDVELLNWRGIVAPPNVSPQQAAALAAAVDKAVKSPEWQKILKARGWDDAYLPADKFGAYLKSEQARVRDILASIGLAK, translated from the coding sequence ATGCTTGCCAAACTGAACCGGTTCGCCGCCACCACCGCGCTGGCCCTGCTGGGCACCGCCGTGCCGCTGCACCACGCCCACGCGCAGGCCGCGCCACTGGAACTGAAGATCACCGCCCCCGCCGCACCCGGCGGCGGCTGGGACGGCGCTTCGCGCTCGCTGCAGCAGGCCATGGTCGCCAGCGGCGCGGCCAAAAGCGTGCAGGTCAACAACATCCCCGGCGCCGGCGGCACCGTGGGCCTGGCGCAGTTCGTCAACAACGCCAAGGGCGACGGCAACCAGCTGATGACCATGGGCATCACCATGCTCGGCGCGGTGGTCACCAACAAGGCGCCGGTCAGCCTCGACAAGGTCACGCCGATCGCGCGCCTGACCGCCGATGCGCTGGTCGTGGTGGTGCCGGCGAACTCGCCGCACAAGAGCATCCAGGACCTGGCGGCAGCGATCAAGGCCGATGCCGGCAAGGTGGTGTGGGCCGGCGGCTCCGCCGGCGGCGCCGACCACATGCTGGCGGCGCTGGTGGTCAAGGCCGCGGGCGGCAACACCGCGCGGCTGAACTACGTGCCGTTCTCCGGCGGCGGCGAGGCGCTGGCGGAAATGCTGGGCGGCCGCGTCACCGCCGGGGTCTCGGGCTACAACGAATTCGAAAGCCAGATCAAGACCGGCAAGCTGCGCGCGCTGGCGATGTCGTCGGCGCAGCGCATGCCCGGCATCGCGGTGCCGACGCTGAAGGAGCAAGGGCTGGACGTCGAGCTGCTGAACTGGCGCGGCATCGTGGCGCCGCCCAATGTTTCACCGCAACAGGCCGCGGCGCTGGCCGCCGCGGTCGACAAGGCGGTCAAGTCGCCGGAATGGCAGAAGATCCTGAAGGCCCGCGGCTGGGACGATGCCTACCTGCCCGCCGACAAGTTCGGCGCCTACCTGAAGTCTGAACAGGCGCGCGTGCGCGACATCCTGGCATCGATCGGACTGGCGAAATGA
- a CDS encoding tripartite tricarboxylate transporter TctB family protein — MKAMTTHAQPTPRSAAARFDKPRAIVGAGLLLLALVVFADASQLPPAPAAGIGPAVGMLFVAGLLGVLGALHLVTAARRAGVTEATETTETTETPAREPMNWKAVGWVLAGLLALMAVLQLQSGFIAGATLLFIATALGFGERRVIRSAAIGVVLNLVVYAFFAKALSLALPAGPLERLVFG, encoded by the coding sequence ATGAAAGCGATGACGACCCACGCCCAACCCACACCACGCAGCGCCGCGGCGCGCTTCGATAAACCCAGGGCCATCGTCGGCGCCGGGCTGTTGCTGCTGGCGCTAGTGGTATTCGCCGATGCCAGCCAGCTGCCGCCGGCGCCCGCCGCAGGCATCGGCCCCGCCGTCGGCATGCTGTTCGTGGCCGGGCTGCTCGGCGTGCTCGGCGCCTTGCACCTGGTCACCGCGGCGCGCCGCGCCGGCGTAACGGAAGCAACGGAAACAACGGAAACAACGGAAACGCCGGCGCGCGAGCCGATGAACTGGAAGGCGGTCGGCTGGGTGCTGGCCGGGCTGCTGGCGCTGATGGCGGTGCTGCAACTGCAGTCCGGCTTTATCGCCGGCGCCACGCTGCTGTTCATCGCCACCGCGCTGGGCTTCGGCGAGCGCCGCGTGATCCGGTCGGCCGCGATCGGCGTGGTGCTGAACCTGGTGGTGTATGCGTTCTTTGCCAAGGCCTTGTCGCTGGCGCTGCCCGCCGGGCCGCTGGAACGCCTGGTATTCGGTTAA
- the mdcA gene encoding malonate decarboxylase subunit alpha codes for MTNTSTGRQWNTRREAKARRKQNAAAIADGKVVPTSDIVAFLEAVLACGDRVVLEGNNQKQADFLSRSLAQVDPGRVNALHMIIPSVSRVEHLDLFERGIARKLDFSYAGAQSIRISQFLEDGQLEVGAIHTYIELYSRLYVDLVPNVVLIAGFKADRQGNLYTGPSTEDTPALVEAAAFRDGLVIAQVNEIVDDPAGLPRVDVPGSWIDYVVQADKPFFCEPLFTRDPRLIKPVHVLMAMMAIRGIYERHQVQSLNHGIGFNTAAIELILPTYGESLGLKGKICKYWTLNPHPTLIPAIETGWVESVHSFGSELGMESYVAARPDVFFTGADGSMRSNRAFCQLAGQYAVDLFIGSTLQIDGDGHSSTVTRGRLSGFGGAPNMGHQPGGRRHPTPAWLDLIETDDPLARGRKLVVQMVETFQAGGKPTFVESMDAVEVARESGMPLAPVMIYGDDVTHVLTEEGIAYLYKAQSLEERRRMIAAVAGVTPIGMKHDPATTRRMRSDGLIALPEDLGVQRSQATRSLLAAKSMADLVDWSGGLYEPPARFRSW; via the coding sequence ATGACCAACACCAGCACGGGCCGCCAGTGGAATACCCGCAGGGAAGCCAAGGCGCGCCGCAAGCAGAACGCCGCCGCCATTGCCGACGGCAAGGTGGTGCCGACCAGCGACATCGTCGCGTTCCTGGAGGCCGTGCTGGCCTGCGGCGACCGCGTCGTGCTGGAGGGCAACAACCAGAAGCAGGCTGACTTCCTGTCGCGCTCGCTGGCGCAGGTCGATCCCGGGCGCGTGAATGCGCTCCACATGATCATTCCCAGCGTCAGCCGGGTCGAGCACCTTGACCTGTTCGAACGCGGCATCGCGCGCAAGCTGGATTTCTCGTACGCGGGGGCGCAGAGCATCCGCATCTCGCAGTTCCTGGAGGATGGGCAGCTCGAAGTGGGCGCGATCCATACCTATATCGAGCTGTATTCGCGGCTGTACGTGGACCTGGTGCCCAATGTGGTGCTGATCGCCGGCTTTAAGGCGGATCGCCAGGGCAACCTCTACACCGGCCCGAGCACTGAAGATACGCCGGCGCTGGTCGAGGCCGCGGCATTCCGCGACGGGCTGGTGATCGCGCAGGTCAACGAGATCGTCGACGATCCCGCGGGCCTGCCGCGCGTCGACGTGCCGGGTTCCTGGATCGACTACGTGGTGCAGGCAGACAAGCCATTCTTCTGCGAACCGCTGTTCACGCGCGACCCGCGGCTGATCAAGCCGGTCCACGTGCTGATGGCGATGATGGCGATCCGTGGCATCTACGAGCGCCACCAGGTGCAGTCGCTCAACCATGGCATCGGCTTCAATACCGCGGCGATCGAGCTGATCCTGCCGACCTACGGCGAGTCGCTCGGGCTGAAAGGCAAGATCTGCAAGTACTGGACGCTCAACCCGCACCCGACGCTGATCCCCGCGATCGAAACCGGCTGGGTCGAGAGCGTGCACAGCTTCGGCAGCGAACTGGGCATGGAAAGCTACGTCGCCGCGCGGCCGGACGTCTTCTTTACCGGTGCGGACGGCTCGATGCGCTCGAACCGGGCCTTCTGCCAGCTCGCCGGCCAATATGCGGTGGACCTGTTTATCGGCTCGACGCTGCAGATCGACGGCGACGGCCATTCGTCCACGGTGACGCGCGGGCGCCTGTCCGGCTTTGGCGGCGCGCCCAACATGGGGCACCAGCCAGGCGGGCGCCGGCACCCGACGCCGGCCTGGCTCGACCTGATCGAGACCGACGATCCGCTCGCGCGCGGCCGCAAGCTGGTGGTGCAGATGGTCGAGACCTTCCAGGCGGGCGGCAAGCCGACCTTCGTTGAATCGATGGATGCGGTCGAGGTGGCGCGCGAAAGCGGCATGCCGCTGGCTCCGGTGATGATCTACGGCGACGATGTCACGCACGTGCTGACGGAAGAGGGCATCGCCTACCTGTACAAGGCGCAATCGCTGGAAGAGCGGCGGCGGATGATTGCCGCCGTGGCCGGCGTCACGCCCATCGGCATGAAGCACGATCCCGCCACCACGCGCCGCATGCGCAGCGACGGCCTGATCGCATTGCCGGAAGACCTGGGCGTGCAGCGCAGCCAGGCCACGCGCAGCCTGCTGGCGGCCAAGAGCATGGCCGACCTGGTGGACTGGTCCGGCGGGCTGTATGAGCCTCCGGCACGCTTCCGGAGCTGGTGA
- a CDS encoding LysR family transcriptional regulator: protein MRIRIGEEITFRKLEALLAFMESGNLAKAAEILDTSTVSVHRALHSLEEGTSCALFRHEGRNLIPTDAAHVLADTAREVLKAMADGIRATREAAGFSADHLKIGSLYSLTVQTVPKIVIGLKLRRPELQTELVLGSNADLLQKLKQGSIDAALMAVPDPDPEIESIPLFEDDIFFAAPADSPYASMPAVDLRACRDEPFVTLSEGFVTYSGFVEAFRIAEFTPNVVMKVGDIFSLMNLVGGGIGYTLLPGRVKGVYSRNVAFVPLAGEYDIKQTIALNFQRRRERDPNLLALAAVCRMAMREADQ, encoded by the coding sequence ATGAGAATCCGCATTGGCGAAGAGATCACCTTCCGCAAGCTCGAAGCGTTGCTGGCGTTCATGGAATCGGGCAACCTGGCCAAGGCGGCCGAGATCCTGGATACCAGCACGGTCAGCGTGCACCGTGCGCTGCACTCGCTGGAAGAGGGCACCAGCTGCGCGCTGTTCCGCCACGAGGGCCGCAACCTGATCCCGACCGACGCCGCCCATGTGCTGGCGGATACGGCAAGGGAAGTGCTCAAGGCCATGGCCGACGGCATCCGCGCCACGCGCGAGGCCGCCGGCTTTTCGGCCGACCACCTCAAGATCGGGTCGCTCTATTCGCTGACGGTCCAGACCGTGCCGAAGATCGTGATCGGCCTGAAGCTGCGGCGCCCGGAACTGCAGACCGAACTGGTGCTGGGATCGAATGCGGACCTCCTGCAGAAGCTAAAGCAAGGCTCGATCGACGCTGCGCTGATGGCGGTGCCCGACCCCGACCCGGAGATCGAGTCGATCCCGCTGTTCGAGGACGATATCTTCTTTGCGGCGCCGGCCGATTCGCCCTATGCCTCGATGCCCGCGGTGGACCTGCGCGCCTGCCGGGACGAGCCCTTCGTCACCCTGAGCGAAGGTTTCGTCACGTACAGCGGCTTTGTCGAGGCGTTCCGCATCGCCGAATTCACGCCTAATGTGGTGATGAAGGTCGGCGATATCTTTTCGCTGATGAACCTGGTGGGCGGCGGCATCGGCTACACGTTGCTGCCGGGCCGGGTGAAAGGCGTGTATTCGCGCAATGTGGCGTTCGTGCCGCTGGCCGGCGAATACGACATCAAGCAGACCATCGCCCTGAACTTCCAGCGCCGCCGCGAACGGGACCCCAACCTGCTGGCGCTGGCCGCGGTTTGTCGCATGGCGATGCGCGAGGCTGACCAGTAG